CCCTGTATCATTTGCTTCCTTTATCGGAAAAAGGGATCCGTACCCTGAAAAAAATTGACCATATGATGATCTTTATCTTGATTGCCGGCACCTATACCCCGGTTTGCCTGCTGGCCCTGGAGGGTTGGTGGCGCACGGGAATGCTGTTGGGCATCTGGACCTTTGCCCTGGGAGGGGTTTTTCTAAAGGCCTTTTGGATTAATGCCCCCCGGTGGTTCTCCACGGGCATCTATTTAATTATGGGCTGGCTGGTGGTGGTGGCCATCATCCCGATTTATCAGGCCCTGTCCTTCGGCGGCTTCTTTTATCTGCTTCTGGGAGGAATTTTTTACAGTGTGGGCGCCATCATCTACGGTTTGAAACGACCGAATATCACCACAAAGCATTTCGGATTCCACGAAATCTTTCATATCTTCGTCATGCTGGGCAGTCTATTCCATTTTTTCCTGATGTATTTTTACGTCCTGCCTATGGAAGCTTAAAATGGAAAAAGTGCAGGGAGAGGATCTCCTTACACTTTTTTCATTTTCTTTTTTTGACATTTTCCCGGCTTTCCGCAATTTCTCAACTTTATTTATTGTTCCCGCTTTTCTGCTCTCCGTTTCTAAAACTCCGAAAGCGCTCTTTCAACTTTTTATATCCTTTTTGAAACCGTTTGGACCGGAACTTCGGAAAGGCTTTTAAGATTCTTCGATAACGGCCCATCCCTGCTCTGAGCATGGCTTCGTATTCGATTCTCAACTCCTTGAAATGTTCTTTGATCATATTCATCCGAACTTCTATTTCCTCTACCTGCTTTTCCATTTTCCCCAGCTTTTCTTTTCGCTCCTTCAACAGGGTTTCCCGTATTTCCAGTTGCTGTAGTTCCTCCATTTTTTGCTGAAGGTCCCTAAGCAGTCGATTCAGTCCGATGATTTCCAAAACGGTCTGAATGAAGTCCACCACTAAATAAGTAAGGATCATTAACGTACCGGCCTGTAAGTAAATCGGCGGGATTCCTTCAACCCCGGATACCACTAGAGGATGAACCCATTTTATGGTGAACAGGGCCCCCGCTCCGAAAAGAAGAGAATATTTCGGACAGACGTATCCCTTGATGTGATATTTTTCATCCTGGTACTCCCACCACTTTGCCCCGAAAAGAGTTTCTAAAACCAATCCCGTAACAAACTCCAGCAGAGTGATTAAAATCACCGCTCCTAAAAAGAGTACGAACCCGTTCTCCTGAATCGGAGACAGCATAGCCAACAGGAGCAGAACTCCGAAACCGTAAATCGGACAGAAGGGCCCTTTGATAAAACCTCGGTTTACCCACTCTCTTCTTTCTATATAGGCATGGATGACTTCCAAAAGCCAACCTAAAAAACTGTATATGATAAAATAGGCAATCCAAAAACCCAAGTTTTCGCCAAAGATCACTCCATCCTCCTCCTTGCTTTATATACTTTTTACTCATCTTTTTTTATTATCCAGATAATATTTTATGCGATTGATAATTTTCCGAAGAAAGGGATCGTGAATTACGTAATCACTGCGATCCACCTTTCCCATCTCCAAATTCGTTTCTGTTTCGGTAAAAAATGTTTTGTTTTCCGATAGTACCTGGGAAGGATAAACACTCATGTGTCCTACAATCAAATAACTTACGGCACAGGCAATGGCTCCGAAAGAACCGGCTCTTACTCCGAAGAGTTCGATGCCTAACAATATTGCCGCTAGGGGGGTATTGGTCGTTGCCGCTAAAAACCCTGTCATGCCCACAGCGGAAAACAGCGCTAAATCTTTCCCCACAATCTGTCCCCATAAATTCCCTGCGGTAGAGCCGATATAAAAGATCGGCGTAAGTATGCCTCCGCTCCCGCCGGAACCCAGGGTTACGGAGGTGGTAATCATCTTGATAAATGAAGAACCGGGGCGGATAATGTTTCCTGCCAAGGCGTCGTCAATCACATGGGTACCAAGTCCAATATAATCCAAGGACCCGCTGGCTAAGACCACAATAACCAATACCAGTCCTCCAAGAATTCCCTTTAGGTAGGGACTTAGGGGGATCCTGTCGATTCCCCCTTCAATGAGGTTTAATATCGTAATAAAAACAATGGCCACAATCCCGATAAAGATTCCCAGGGCCAGCATATGAAATGTCAGGGCCAGTTCACTTTCAATAACAAAATCGATTTCATAAATTAGGTGTTTTACCCCTAAATACCGAGTAACAAAAAAACTGAAATAAGAAGCAATCAGGGAAGGAAGAAACTCCCGATAAGAAAATTTCCCTACAAAAATAACTTCTCCCGCAAAATAGCTCCCGCAATGGGAGTTCCGAACACCGCAGAAAAACCTGCACTGATACCGCATAAAACAAATCTCTTCCGATCGATCGTATTCATCCTTGTAATTTTTGCAAATACAGAAGCCACTCCGGCACCAATTTGGGCACAGGGTCCTTCTTTTCCCGCAGAACCTCCGGAAATCAAGGTAATCAATGTGGCTAACAGTTTTACCGGCACGACCTTTGCATTCATGTCACCGGAATTTTTATGAATGGCCTCGATTACCTTTTCCGTACCGTGGCCCTTGGCTTCAGGAGCAAACCTTCTTACCAATAACACACTTAAGAAAAAGGCCAAGGGAATTAAAAGAAAATAATAATTCCACTGAGATACACGGGTGATTCCCGCATCAAGGGTTAGTAAAAAAAATGCAGAAGCCAGGCCCACCAAAATCCCGGCAATCGATGCTAAAAAGAACCATTTTAATGTACTCAGCAGGACAATAACACTAAAAACCATTTGTCGGAATATTCGATTTCGAGTCATCTACTTCCTCCTAAGTTATGCCTTATATCTCAAAAGAATATTAGGGTCTGTTACGTATTACCCAAATTTCTTTTATATTATCAATCTTTTTAAGAAAATATAGACCTCAGACCTTTATTATTCCTCAAAGTACCGATCGACCTTACGAAAATCCTTTCCTGTTCGAAAATTCGGATCCTGACTTCGCATGGTTCCGTAAACGATTTTTCTTTGCCCTACAATATATCCCAACACACTGCCGATGACAGCCGGTACCCCTACTTGAAATCCCACCATTTCAATCAGCATAACCGATGCGGCTATGGGAACGTTAGCGATACTCGCCAAACTTGCAGCCATTCCGGAGATTACCAAAGAGGAGGCCAGTCCGGAGCCTTCCACTGCAAAAAAATTCCCGAGAATTCCACCGGTTACCGCTCCTATAAACAGGGCGGGAATAACAAGACCGGCGCTGCCACCAAGACCTACCGTAAAAGCCGTAGCTAAAATTTTAGCTGTCAGTAAAAAAAATAAAAATTGTGTTGCAAAGGAACCGTCGATCAAGGCCTGAATAAATCCGGACCCTGTACCGCCTGCATCGGGAAAAAACATCAAAACAGTCCCGGTCAAGACTCCCCCTAAAATCGGAAGGTATTTTCTTGAAACTTTCTGTTCTAAATAATTGCCCATCTTTTCTACCTGGTGAAACAGTATTTTAAAAAGCAGCGATGCATATCCAGCCAAAACCCCTGCCAACACAAAATATAAAACATTAGAAGGATTCGGTATATAGGCAGGGATGGAAAAAATCGGCTCTGTATTCCCTAAAGTACTGTAGATTACAAATCCCATAGTAGAAGATAGAATAGCGGGGAACACATCATGATAATGAAGTGATGTCCGGTATAAGAGTTCCGCCGCAAAGACCCCTCCCCCCAAGGGGGATCGAAATATGGCGCCAATAGCCCCCGCTGCCCCGCAAACCGTCAGGATACGATGATCTTCCTTATCGATCCAGCGATTCATATAGGGAAGTTTTGTAAGGGTATTAGCGATACTTCCTCCCATAAGAAGCATAGGCCCTTCCACTCCACCACTGCCTCGAAAACCGATGGTAGCCGCAGAGGCCAAGAGCTTAGATACCCAAGTTCTGCTTTTTAGTTTTCCTTGATATAAATTTACGCTGAGGATATATTTGTTGGTTCCTGACCCCAGGATTTGGTCATCAATTTGAAAGATGAACATAACCAATACTCCACCCATTACCGGCGCTAAAAATATCGGGAATTTTTCGCCGATGGCAGAAATCCATGTAATCCCTGTATTTAACGCCAGTGCGGACAAACCTCCTGCGATTCCAATAATTGTTGCAAAAAAAAGCCACTTTCCCATATATCCCTTTATATAGGTCATAGATTTCGGCATATTTCCCCCACCTTTCAAACTGTATTATGAATATTGTTCAATTGAGAATTATCTTCATGCAATATATTTAAAAATCAATTATAACATAACTCTTACTTCTAAACATAGCTTAAGAATATTTTATTATTTTCATAAAAATTAAATGAACCTTAAATCCTGATATATCAGGATTTAAGGTTCTTAGAGTCAACATTTTCAGATGGACTGCAATTTCCAGATTTCAGCCAGCAATTAATATCCTGTACCTGGTATCCGTTTTTCTAAAACTCCGGTTCAATGTTTTTTCGCTTCATTCTAAGGGAGTTGTATACTACGTTTAAAGAGCTGACGGACATGGCTGCAGCCCCGATCATGGGGTGCAGCAGTCCCATGATTGCAATTGGAATTGCTACTCCGTTATAAAACCAGGCCCAGAAATAATTTTCCTTGATCTTTTTAAAGGTCAGTCTTGATAAGTTTACGGCAGTAATAATACTGCTGAGCTCTCCACGAACCAAAGTAACGTCGGCGGCCTCAATGGCCACATCGGTTCCGGTTCCAATGGCAATCCCGATATTCGCCTGTTTAAGAGCGGGAGCGTCATTGATTCCGTCTCCCACCATGGCCACAATGTTGTATTCTTTCTGCAGGCGCTTGACTTCATCTACTTTTCCGTCGGGAAGCACTTCAGAAATCACGTGGGAGATGCCCACTTTTTTACCGATGGCCTTGGCGGTCCGCTGGTTATCTCCGGTTATCATGGCGGTTTTAATCCCCATGGACTCCAGTTTTTGAATGGCTTTTTGGGAATCCTCCTTAATCGGGTCCGCTACGGCGATTACACCAAGGAGTTCTTTATCTTTAGCGATCAACATAGCGGTTTTCGCTTCTTCCTCCAAGGTGATCAGTTTTTCTTCCACCTCTTCAAAAGTAATTCCTTTTTCCTCCATGAATTTCCGGTTACCGACATAAATCCAGGCCCCATCAACGGTTCCTTCCACTCCCCGTCCGGTAATGGCTTCAAATTCCTGTACCTCTCCAAGAGAAATACTGTTATCTTTTGCCCGTTCAATAATCGCATGGGCCAATGAATGTTCCGAGGCCTTCTCTATCGTGGCCGCATAATAAATAACTTCTTTATCTTCAAATCCTTTGGAAGCAATGATATCGGTTACTTCAGGCTTCCCTTTGGTTATGGTTCCGGTTTTATCAAAAGCAATCAGATCCACATCCTTAAAGGTCTGTACCGCTTCACCGTTACGGATCAGAATTCCTTTTTCCGCACCCATGCCGCTGCCAACCATAAGCGCCGTGGGTGTTCCCAGACCCAAGGCACAAGGGCAGGCAATAACAAATACGGCTGTCGCTGTAATAAAAGACAAGGTCAGGGGCGTTAAATCGGGATTCACCCAAGGTAAATACTGGGCTCCCCACTCCACAATGGATACATGAAACTCGGGAAACACATTGTAGGAGATAAAGGTTCCGATGGCCACCACAATAATTACCGGAACAAAGTAGCTGGTGATCCGGTCGGCGAATTCCTGAATCGGCACCTTGGAACCCTGGGCTTCTTCCACCATTTTAATCACCTGGGACAGGAAGGTATCCTTTCCAACTTTGGTCACCTTCGCCTTTAACATCCCCTGTTTATTAATGGTGGCTCCGATGACCTCGTCCCCTTTTTCCCGATTTACCGGCATGGACTCTCCCGTGGCCATGGACTCATCCACGGTACTTTTCCCTTCAATAACCAGCCCGTCGGTGGGAATTTTATCTCCGGGGCGAATGATCATCACGTCCCCTTCCTGCAGTTCTTTAACAGGAACTTCGATTTCTTCTCCGTCCTTTAGTACCTTGGCGGTTTTGGCTCCCATTTGCAGGAGCTTTTTAATGGCTTGGGAAGCCCGGCCCTTGGCACGAACTTCCAGGTATTTTCCGATTAAGTGAAAAGTCATAATACTGGTTGCCATCTCGATAAAGGTTTGAATCGGAAGCACAATCGCCGCCAATCCCACAATATAGGGGGGGACGGAACCCAGCGAGACTAATACGTCCATGTTGGGGCTTTTATTTCTCAGGG
The window above is part of the Isachenkonia alkalipeptolytica genome. Proteins encoded here:
- the trhA gene encoding PAQR family membrane homeostasis protein TrhA, with translation MGKVFREPVSGFTHMAGAVLSLIGMIFLLVHSIRQGEPMHILAFTIFGLSLILLYTASTLYHLLPLSEKGIRTLKKIDHMMIFILIAGTYTPVCLLALEGWWRTGMLLGIWTFALGGVFLKAFWINAPRWFSTGIYLIMGWLVVVAIIPIYQALSFGGFFYLLLGGIFYSVGAIIYGLKRPNITTKHFGFHEIFHIFVMLGSLFHFFLMYFYVLPMEA
- a CDS encoding putative ABC transporter permease, which codes for MIFGENLGFWIAYFIIYSFLGWLLEVIHAYIERREWVNRGFIKGPFCPIYGFGVLLLLAMLSPIQENGFVLFLGAVILITLLEFVTGLVLETLFGAKWWEYQDEKYHIKGYVCPKYSLLFGAGALFTIKWVHPLVVSGVEGIPPIYLQAGTLMILTYLVVDFIQTVLEIIGLNRLLRDLQQKMEELQQLEIRETLLKERKEKLGKMEKQVEEIEVRMNMIKEHFKELRIEYEAMLRAGMGRYRRILKAFPKFRSKRFQKGYKKLKERFRSFRNGEQKSGNNK
- a CDS encoding chloride channel protein is translated as MPKSMTYIKGYMGKWLFFATIIGIAGGLSALALNTGITWISAIGEKFPIFLAPVMGGVLVMFIFQIDDQILGSGTNKYILSVNLYQGKLKSRTWVSKLLASAATIGFRGSGGVEGPMLLMGGSIANTLTKLPYMNRWIDKEDHRILTVCGAAGAIGAIFRSPLGGGVFAAELLYRTSLHYHDVFPAILSSTMGFVIYSTLGNTEPIFSIPAYIPNPSNVLYFVLAGVLAGYASLLFKILFHQVEKMGNYLEQKVSRKYLPILGGVLTGTVLMFFPDAGGTGSGFIQALIDGSFATQFLFFLLTAKILATAFTVGLGGSAGLVIPALFIGAVTGGILGNFFAVEGSGLASSLVISGMAASLASIANVPIAASVMLIEMVGFQVGVPAVIGSVLGYIVGQRKIVYGTMRSQDPNFRTGKDFRKVDRYFEE
- a CDS encoding heavy metal translocating P-type ATPase, producing the protein MGEKVKMDIGGMSCATCAANIEKSLNKEKGVVDANINFATEKAHVEYNPKEISMERIEEIIEKTGYEVLDKPEEKKEQKKTLKVEGMSCTACAKRIETVLGKQAGVESINVNFAAEKVNIEYREDQVSFKTLQEKVQKMGFDFLVEEEQAEEEMDRDEQKVQKAQKKMMYSALISGTVMLMMVIHMFITAIPGYFYITAVLAFPNIFILGKPVHKGSLNALRNKSPNMDVLVSLGSVPPYIVGLAAIVLPIQTFIEMATSIMTFHLIGKYLEVRAKGRASQAIKKLLQMGAKTAKVLKDGEEIEVPVKELQEGDVMIIRPGDKIPTDGLVIEGKSTVDESMATGESMPVNREKGDEVIGATINKQGMLKAKVTKVGKDTFLSQVIKMVEEAQGSKVPIQEFADRITSYFVPVIIVVAIGTFISYNVFPEFHVSIVEWGAQYLPWVNPDLTPLTLSFITATAVFVIACPCALGLGTPTALMVGSGMGAEKGILIRNGEAVQTFKDVDLIAFDKTGTITKGKPEVTDIIASKGFEDKEVIYYAATIEKASEHSLAHAIIERAKDNSISLGEVQEFEAITGRGVEGTVDGAWIYVGNRKFMEEKGITFEEVEEKLITLEEEAKTAMLIAKDKELLGVIAVADPIKEDSQKAIQKLESMGIKTAMITGDNQRTAKAIGKKVGISHVISEVLPDGKVDEVKRLQKEYNIVAMVGDGINDAPALKQANIGIAIGTGTDVAIEAADVTLVRGELSSIITAVNLSRLTFKKIKENYFWAWFYNGVAIPIAIMGLLHPMIGAAAMSVSSLNVVYNSLRMKRKNIEPEF